A single genomic interval of Paralichthys olivaceus isolate ysfri-2021 chromosome 7, ASM2471397v2, whole genome shotgun sequence harbors:
- the LOC109641214 gene encoding 1-phosphatidylinositol 4,5-bisphosphate phosphodiesterase gamma-2 isoform X1, whose protein sequence is MARSGQQGEMTEYKKILIKRDLEMGVVMTVFRQKAERLTVQVIMETHQVAWTRTADKTDGVLDLFEIREIRPGRNSKDFERFRDGKDKHEENTCFTIFYGSQFVLNTLSLGADSVEEAQKWLTGLELLKQEIEVAPTPVLIESWLRKQMYSINQTKTNSLSMKELKSLLPQLNYKAPSSRALKDRFQEVGGKKDRLDFEQFHKLYNLIMFEQNEILDEFKKESCAFILGNTDKPDASLVMLHDFQRFLIYQQKESWANDLNQVRELMTIFIDDTMRKTNDPEFNVSEFLSFLFSKENSLWDEKFSEINNMDMNNPLSHYWISSSHNTYLTGDQLRSESSTEAYVRCLRLGCRCVELDCWEGPGEPIIYHGWTRTTKIKFEDVVKAINDHAFVTSEFPLILSIEEHCPLEQQRQMARIFKSVFGNKLLTKPVEQMAEQLPSPTQLKGKIILKHKKLSMEEGGFIKDLRKGQKQGDLEIWDPVDQVWNTHYCVICDDKLYYAEEDEEQEKEPGKDLHCTELWFHGRMKEGRLMAERLIHDYCTETGGRDGTFLVRESDTYVTDFTLSFWHSGRVQHCRIRSGCEEGLTYFYLTPQLHFPSVYSLIQHYRENPLRCQDFELRLTDAVPQPNPHRTEGWFYSNLSRGQAEDYLLRIPRDGAFLIRQREGDPDSFAITFRGDGKVKHCRIQKEGNMYLMGTTTEFESLVELVNYFKTRPLYRKIKLRYPVTPKLVDRFSTEKDCASLYDMKTYVQPNEIEPSLPQSTVRALYSFQARKSNELSFSKGALIHNVTKETDGWCKGDHGGKIQLFFPSNYVEEVSYSSQPETKEEDMEDNPLGELCKGVVDISKCNIQNLTNGKNGKPHVLTLQDMEQDNLQFDLAAASVEELFEWYQVAWDITQREMSKQYNMEQVMRQQVEVEKKSEVAREMSDLVVYCQPRSKEKDRFDGYTYKEIRSFVENKMPGKSRTKDFLQYNCKALSRIYPKGQRVESSNYDPYPLWAVGCHMVALNYQTADKYTQLNSALFGLNGRTGYVLQPELMRSDSYDPLQEKNKVKYQIVVRVIAARHLPKPGRSISSPFVEIELCGHTEEKSKTVVYSDNGLNPVWKAPAEPVVFSVYEPELTFLRFVVNEEDMFSDPNFLAQATFPVKGIRSGYRSVPLKNGYSENLELASLLVYINVQQAGNAEEELYSSSSQLKKKLSEVSSELFLYDSQANIQRSTLPRQHNQLTREYSTSDKHRLASSSQGIGRGNEKW, encoded by the exons CTGATTCTGTGGAGGAGGCTCAGAAATGGCTGACTGGACTCGAACTGCTGAAGCAAGAGATAGAGGTCGCTCCGACTCCGGTCCTCATAGAGAg TTGGCTGAGGAAGCAGATGTATTCTATCAAtcagaccaaaacaaacag CCTCTCCATGAAGGAGCTGAAGTCTCTGCTTCCACAGCTCAACTACAAGGCCCCGAGCTCTCGAGCCCTCAAGGACAGATTCCAG GAAGTGGGAGGAAAGAAAGATCGTCTGGACTTTGAGCAGTTTCATAAATTGTATAATCTTATAATGTTTGAACAGAACGAG ATCCTCGATGAGTTCAAAAAGGAATCATGTGCTTTTATTCTGGG aaacacagataaacCAGATGCCTCGTTGGTTATGCTCCACGACTTTCAACGATTCCTCATCTACCAGCAGAAG GAATCGTGGGCCAATGATCTGAACCAGGTCAGAGAGCTGATGACCATCTTCATCGACGACACCATGAGAAAGACCAACGACCCAGAGTTCAACGTCAGCGAA ttcctcagtttcctgttttctaAGGAGAACTCTTTGTGGGACGAGAAGTTCTCAGAGATCAACAACATGGACATGAACAATCCTCTGTCCCACTACTGGATCAGCTCCTCACACAACAC ATATCTGACGGGGGATCAGCTTCGTAGTGAGTCGTCCACGGAGGCTTACGTCCGCTGTCTGCGTCTGGGATGTCGCTGTGTGGAGC TGGACTGCTGGGAGGGGCCCGGGGAGCCAATCATCTACCACGGCTGGACCAGAACAACCAAGATCAAGTTTGAGGACGTGGTCAAAGCCATTAACGACCACGCGTTTGTCACGTCAGA GTTCCCGTTGATCCTGTCCATCGAGGAGCACTGTCCTCTGGAGCAGCAGCGTCAGATGGCTCGGATCTTTAAAAGCGTGTTTGGAAACAAGCTGCTGACGAAGCCTGTGGAGCAGATGGCCGAGCAGCTGCCTTCACCTACTCAGCTGAAGGGCAAGATCATCCtcaag CACAAGAAGCTCAGTATGGAGGAAGGAGGATTCATTAAGGACTTAAGGAAAGGGCAGAAACAGGGAGACCTGGAGATCTGGGACCCTGTGGATCAG GTGTGGAACACGCACTACTGTGTGATCTGTGACGACAAGCTGTACTACgctgaggaggacgaggagcaggagaaagaaCCCGGGAAG GACCTGCACTGTACAGAGCTGTGGTTTCATGGTCGCATGAAGGAGGGCAGGCTGATGGCCGAGAGACTGATCCACGATTACTGCACCGAGACCGGAGGAAGAGACGGCACCTTCCTGGTCCGAGAGAGCGACACCTACGTCACAGACTTCACCCTCTCGTTCTG GCACAGTGGGAGAGTCCAGCACTGTCGTATTCGCTCTGGCTGCGAGGAGGGTCTCACTTACTTCTACCTGACGCCACAACTGCACTTTCCCAGCGTGTACTCTCTGATCCAGCACTACAGAGAAAACCCGCTGCGCTGTCAAGACTTCGAGCTGCGCCTCACTGACGCCGTACCTCAGCCCAACCCACATCGAACAGAAGG GTGGTTCTACAGTAACCTGAGCAGAGGTCAGGCGGAGGACTACCTGCTGAGGATTCCCAGAGATGGAGCGTTCCTCATccgacagagagaaggagacccGGACTCCTTCGCCATCACGTTTAG AGGCGACGGTAAAGTGAAGCACTGTCGGATCCAGAAGGAGGGGAACATGTACCTGATGGGCACCACGACGGAGTTTGAGAGCCTGGTGGAGCTGGTCAATTACTTCAAGACCAGGCCACTGTATCGCAAGATCAAGCTACGTTACCCAGTCACCCCCAAACTGGTCGACCGCTTCAGCACC GAGAAAGACTGTGCGTCTCTGTACGACATGAAAACATACGTACAACCCAATGAGATCGAGCCGTCACTG CCTCAGAGTACAGTCAGGGCTTTATACAGCTTCCAGGCGAGGAAATCCAACGAGCTCAGCTTCAGTAAAGGAGCTTTGATTCACAATGTCACCAAGGAGACAGATGGATG GTGCAAAGGTGACCACGGTGGAAAGATTCAGCTTTTCTTCCCCTCGAACTACGTAGAGGAAGTTTCCTACAGCAGTCAACCTGAGACCAAAGAAGAG GACATGGAGGACAACCCGCTAGGTGAACTGTGTAAAGGTGTCGTGGACATCTCCAAGTGCAACATCCAAAACT TGACGAACGGTAAGAACGGGAAGCCCCATGTGTTGACCCTGCAGGACATGGAGCAGGACAACCTGCAGTTCGACCTGGCAGCAGCTTCTGTGGAGGAGCTGTTTGAATGGTACCAGGTGGCCTGGGACATCACTCAGAGAGAGATGAGCAAACAGTACAACATGGAGCAAGTG ATGAGACAGCAGGTGGAAGTGGAGAAGAAGTCCGAGGTTGCCAGGGAGATGTCGGACCTAGTGGTCTACTGTCAGCCACGCAGCAAAGAGAAGGATCGCTTCG ACGGTTACACGTATAAAGAGATCCGCTCCTTCGTGGAGAACAAGATGCCAGGAAAGAGCCGCACCAAGGACTTCCTGCAGTACAACTGCAAGGCTCTGAGTCGCATCTACCCAAAAGGCCAGCGGGTGGAGTCCTCCAACTACGACCCTTATCCCCTGTGGGCTGTCGGCTGTCACATGGTTGCTCTTAACTACCAGACTGCAG ATAAATACACCCAGTTGAACAGCGCCCTCTTCGGTCTGAATGGACGAACGGGCTACGTGCTGCAGCCGGAACTCATGCGCTCCGATAGCTACGACCCTCTCCAGGAGAAGAATAAGGTCAAGTACCAGATTGTGGTCAGG GTGATCGCTGCTCGACACCTTCCGAAGCCCGGCCGCAGCATCTCTAGTCCGTTTGTTGAGATCGAGTTGTGCGGCCACACGGAGGAGAAGAGCAAAACTGTCGTCTAca GTGACAACGGTCTGAACCCGGTGTGGAAAGCCCCGGCAGAGCCTGTTGTCTTCAGCGTGTACGAGCCCGAGCTAACCTTCCTGCGCTTTGTGGTCAACGAGGAAGACATGTTCTCAGACCCCAACTTCCTGGCCCAGGCCACATTTCCTGTCAAAGGCATCCGCTCAG GTTACCGCTCCGTTCCGCTAAAGAACGGCTACAGCGAAAACTTAGAGTTAGCTTCGCTACTGGTCTACATCAACGTACAGCAAGCAGGG AACGCAGAGGAGGAGCTGTACTCGTCCTCCAGCCAGCTGAAGAAAAAGCTGTCCGAGGTCAGCAGTGAACTTTTCCTGTACGACTCTCAAGCCAACATCCAGCGCTCCACCCTCCCTCGCCAACACAACCAGCTCACGAGAGAGTACAGCACCAGCGACAAACACAGGTTAGCCTCCAGCTCACAGGGCATCGGGAGGGGAAATGAAAAGTGGTGA
- the LOC109641214 gene encoding 1-phosphatidylinositol 4,5-bisphosphate phosphodiesterase gamma-2 isoform X2: protein MARSGQQGEMTEYKKILIKRDLEMGVVMTVFRQKAERLTVQVIMETHQVAWTRTADKTDGVLDLFEIREIRPGRNSKDFERFRDGKDKHEENTCFTIFYGSQFVLNTLSLGADSVEEAQKWLTGLELLKQEIEVAPTPVLIESWLRKQMYSINQTKTNSLSMKELKSLLPQLNYKAPSSRALKDRFQEVGGKKDRLDFEQFHKLYNLIMFEQNEILDEFKKESCAFILGNTDKPDASLVMLHDFQRFLIYQQKESWANDLNQVRELMTIFIDDTMRKTNDPEFNVSEFLSFLFSKENSLWDEKFSEINNMDMNNPLSHYWISSSHNTYLTGDQLRSESSTEAYVRCLRLGCRCVELDCWEGPGEPIIYHGWTRTTKIKFEDVVKAINDHAFVTSEFPLILSIEEHCPLEQQRQMARIFKSVFGNKLLTKPVEQMAEQLPSPTQLKGKIILKHKKLSMEEGGFIKDLRKGQKQGDLEIWDPVDQVWNTHYCVICDDKLYYAEEDEEQEKEPGKDLHCTELWFHGRMKEGRLMAERLIHDYCTETGGRDGTFLVRESDTYVTDFTLSFWHSGRVQHCRIRSGCEEGLTYFYLTPQLHFPSVYSLIQHYRENPLRCQDFELRLTDAVPQPNPHRTEGWFYSNLSRGQAEDYLLRIPRDGAFLIRQREGDPDSFAITFRGDGKVKHCRIQKEGNMYLMGTTTEFESLVELVNYFKTRPLYRKIKLRYPVTPKLVDRFSTEKDCASLYDMKTYVQPNEIEPSLPQSTVRALYSFQARKSNELSFSKGALIHNVTKETDGWCKGDHGGKIQLFFPSNYVEEVSYSSQPETKEEDMEDNPLGELCKGVVDISKCNIQNLTNGKNGKPHVLTLQDMEQDNLQFDLAAASVEELFEWYQVAWDITQREMSKQYNMEQVMRQQVEVEKKSEVAREMSDLVVYCQPRSKEKDRFDGYTYKEIRSFVENKMPGKSRTKDFLQYNCKALSRIYPKGQRVESSNYDPYPLWAVGCHMVALNYQTADKYTQLNSALFGLNGRTGYVLQPELMRSDSYDPLQEKNKVKYQIVVRVIAARHLPKPGRSISSPFVEIELCGHTEEKSKTVVYSDNGLNPVWKAPAEPVVFSVYEPELTFLRFVVNEEDMFSDPNFLAQATFPVKGIRSGYRSVPLKNGYSENLELASLLVYINVQQAGNAEEELYSSSSQLKKKLSEVSSELFLYDSQANIQRSTLPRQHNQLTREYSTSDKHRTKEKKINNSKFYS from the exons CTGATTCTGTGGAGGAGGCTCAGAAATGGCTGACTGGACTCGAACTGCTGAAGCAAGAGATAGAGGTCGCTCCGACTCCGGTCCTCATAGAGAg TTGGCTGAGGAAGCAGATGTATTCTATCAAtcagaccaaaacaaacag CCTCTCCATGAAGGAGCTGAAGTCTCTGCTTCCACAGCTCAACTACAAGGCCCCGAGCTCTCGAGCCCTCAAGGACAGATTCCAG GAAGTGGGAGGAAAGAAAGATCGTCTGGACTTTGAGCAGTTTCATAAATTGTATAATCTTATAATGTTTGAACAGAACGAG ATCCTCGATGAGTTCAAAAAGGAATCATGTGCTTTTATTCTGGG aaacacagataaacCAGATGCCTCGTTGGTTATGCTCCACGACTTTCAACGATTCCTCATCTACCAGCAGAAG GAATCGTGGGCCAATGATCTGAACCAGGTCAGAGAGCTGATGACCATCTTCATCGACGACACCATGAGAAAGACCAACGACCCAGAGTTCAACGTCAGCGAA ttcctcagtttcctgttttctaAGGAGAACTCTTTGTGGGACGAGAAGTTCTCAGAGATCAACAACATGGACATGAACAATCCTCTGTCCCACTACTGGATCAGCTCCTCACACAACAC ATATCTGACGGGGGATCAGCTTCGTAGTGAGTCGTCCACGGAGGCTTACGTCCGCTGTCTGCGTCTGGGATGTCGCTGTGTGGAGC TGGACTGCTGGGAGGGGCCCGGGGAGCCAATCATCTACCACGGCTGGACCAGAACAACCAAGATCAAGTTTGAGGACGTGGTCAAAGCCATTAACGACCACGCGTTTGTCACGTCAGA GTTCCCGTTGATCCTGTCCATCGAGGAGCACTGTCCTCTGGAGCAGCAGCGTCAGATGGCTCGGATCTTTAAAAGCGTGTTTGGAAACAAGCTGCTGACGAAGCCTGTGGAGCAGATGGCCGAGCAGCTGCCTTCACCTACTCAGCTGAAGGGCAAGATCATCCtcaag CACAAGAAGCTCAGTATGGAGGAAGGAGGATTCATTAAGGACTTAAGGAAAGGGCAGAAACAGGGAGACCTGGAGATCTGGGACCCTGTGGATCAG GTGTGGAACACGCACTACTGTGTGATCTGTGACGACAAGCTGTACTACgctgaggaggacgaggagcaggagaaagaaCCCGGGAAG GACCTGCACTGTACAGAGCTGTGGTTTCATGGTCGCATGAAGGAGGGCAGGCTGATGGCCGAGAGACTGATCCACGATTACTGCACCGAGACCGGAGGAAGAGACGGCACCTTCCTGGTCCGAGAGAGCGACACCTACGTCACAGACTTCACCCTCTCGTTCTG GCACAGTGGGAGAGTCCAGCACTGTCGTATTCGCTCTGGCTGCGAGGAGGGTCTCACTTACTTCTACCTGACGCCACAACTGCACTTTCCCAGCGTGTACTCTCTGATCCAGCACTACAGAGAAAACCCGCTGCGCTGTCAAGACTTCGAGCTGCGCCTCACTGACGCCGTACCTCAGCCCAACCCACATCGAACAGAAGG GTGGTTCTACAGTAACCTGAGCAGAGGTCAGGCGGAGGACTACCTGCTGAGGATTCCCAGAGATGGAGCGTTCCTCATccgacagagagaaggagacccGGACTCCTTCGCCATCACGTTTAG AGGCGACGGTAAAGTGAAGCACTGTCGGATCCAGAAGGAGGGGAACATGTACCTGATGGGCACCACGACGGAGTTTGAGAGCCTGGTGGAGCTGGTCAATTACTTCAAGACCAGGCCACTGTATCGCAAGATCAAGCTACGTTACCCAGTCACCCCCAAACTGGTCGACCGCTTCAGCACC GAGAAAGACTGTGCGTCTCTGTACGACATGAAAACATACGTACAACCCAATGAGATCGAGCCGTCACTG CCTCAGAGTACAGTCAGGGCTTTATACAGCTTCCAGGCGAGGAAATCCAACGAGCTCAGCTTCAGTAAAGGAGCTTTGATTCACAATGTCACCAAGGAGACAGATGGATG GTGCAAAGGTGACCACGGTGGAAAGATTCAGCTTTTCTTCCCCTCGAACTACGTAGAGGAAGTTTCCTACAGCAGTCAACCTGAGACCAAAGAAGAG GACATGGAGGACAACCCGCTAGGTGAACTGTGTAAAGGTGTCGTGGACATCTCCAAGTGCAACATCCAAAACT TGACGAACGGTAAGAACGGGAAGCCCCATGTGTTGACCCTGCAGGACATGGAGCAGGACAACCTGCAGTTCGACCTGGCAGCAGCTTCTGTGGAGGAGCTGTTTGAATGGTACCAGGTGGCCTGGGACATCACTCAGAGAGAGATGAGCAAACAGTACAACATGGAGCAAGTG ATGAGACAGCAGGTGGAAGTGGAGAAGAAGTCCGAGGTTGCCAGGGAGATGTCGGACCTAGTGGTCTACTGTCAGCCACGCAGCAAAGAGAAGGATCGCTTCG ACGGTTACACGTATAAAGAGATCCGCTCCTTCGTGGAGAACAAGATGCCAGGAAAGAGCCGCACCAAGGACTTCCTGCAGTACAACTGCAAGGCTCTGAGTCGCATCTACCCAAAAGGCCAGCGGGTGGAGTCCTCCAACTACGACCCTTATCCCCTGTGGGCTGTCGGCTGTCACATGGTTGCTCTTAACTACCAGACTGCAG ATAAATACACCCAGTTGAACAGCGCCCTCTTCGGTCTGAATGGACGAACGGGCTACGTGCTGCAGCCGGAACTCATGCGCTCCGATAGCTACGACCCTCTCCAGGAGAAGAATAAGGTCAAGTACCAGATTGTGGTCAGG GTGATCGCTGCTCGACACCTTCCGAAGCCCGGCCGCAGCATCTCTAGTCCGTTTGTTGAGATCGAGTTGTGCGGCCACACGGAGGAGAAGAGCAAAACTGTCGTCTAca GTGACAACGGTCTGAACCCGGTGTGGAAAGCCCCGGCAGAGCCTGTTGTCTTCAGCGTGTACGAGCCCGAGCTAACCTTCCTGCGCTTTGTGGTCAACGAGGAAGACATGTTCTCAGACCCCAACTTCCTGGCCCAGGCCACATTTCCTGTCAAAGGCATCCGCTCAG GTTACCGCTCCGTTCCGCTAAAGAACGGCTACAGCGAAAACTTAGAGTTAGCTTCGCTACTGGTCTACATCAACGTACAGCAAGCAGGG AACGCAGAGGAGGAGCTGTACTCGTCCTCCAGCCAGCTGAAGAAAAAGCTGTCCGAGGTCAGCAGTGAACTTTTCCTGTACGACTCTCAAGCCAACATCCAGCGCTCCACCCTCCCTCGCCAACACAACCAGCTCACGAGAGAGTACAGCACCAGCGACAAACACAG GACGAAGGAGAAGAAGATAAACAACAGCAAGTTTTACTCCTGA
- the LOC109641214 gene encoding 1-phosphatidylinositol 4,5-bisphosphate phosphodiesterase gamma-2 isoform X3, which translates to MEATVCRKSFHLFRLVAVSLSSVQDLVTSSGEGADCHQLNTPTLTAFLSLQTEFYVRKFLSFLFSKENSLWDEKFSEINNMDMNNPLSHYWISSSHNTYLTGDQLRSESSTEAYVRCLRLGCRCVELDCWEGPGEPIIYHGWTRTTKIKFEDVVKAINDHAFVTSEFPLILSIEEHCPLEQQRQMARIFKSVFGNKLLTKPVEQMAEQLPSPTQLKGKIILKHKKLSMEEGGFIKDLRKGQKQGDLEIWDPVDQVWNTHYCVICDDKLYYAEEDEEQEKEPGKDLHCTELWFHGRMKEGRLMAERLIHDYCTETGGRDGTFLVRESDTYVTDFTLSFWHSGRVQHCRIRSGCEEGLTYFYLTPQLHFPSVYSLIQHYRENPLRCQDFELRLTDAVPQPNPHRTEGWFYSNLSRGQAEDYLLRIPRDGAFLIRQREGDPDSFAITFRGDGKVKHCRIQKEGNMYLMGTTTEFESLVELVNYFKTRPLYRKIKLRYPVTPKLVDRFSTEKDCASLYDMKTYVQPNEIEPSLPQSTVRALYSFQARKSNELSFSKGALIHNVTKETDGWCKGDHGGKIQLFFPSNYVEEVSYSSQPETKEEDMEDNPLGELCKGVVDISKCNIQNLTNGKNGKPHVLTLQDMEQDNLQFDLAAASVEELFEWYQVAWDITQREMSKQYNMEQVMRQQVEVEKKSEVAREMSDLVVYCQPRSKEKDRFDGYTYKEIRSFVENKMPGKSRTKDFLQYNCKALSRIYPKGQRVESSNYDPYPLWAVGCHMVALNYQTADKYTQLNSALFGLNGRTGYVLQPELMRSDSYDPLQEKNKVKYQIVVRVIAARHLPKPGRSISSPFVEIELCGHTEEKSKTVVYSDNGLNPVWKAPAEPVVFSVYEPELTFLRFVVNEEDMFSDPNFLAQATFPVKGIRSGYRSVPLKNGYSENLELASLLVYINVQQAGNAEEELYSSSSQLKKKLSEVSSELFLYDSQANIQRSTLPRQHNQLTREYSTSDKHRLASSSQGIGRGNEKW; encoded by the exons ATGGAGGCGACTGTTTGTAGAaaatcttttcatcttttcaggCTTGTTGCAGTTTCGCTATCAAGTGTgcaggatttagtgacatctagtggtgagggtGCAGATTGCCACCAACTGAATACCCCTACTCTTACAGCATTTTTAAGTCTCCAAACTGAATTCTACGTTAGAAAA ttcctcagtttcctgttttctaAGGAGAACTCTTTGTGGGACGAGAAGTTCTCAGAGATCAACAACATGGACATGAACAATCCTCTGTCCCACTACTGGATCAGCTCCTCACACAACAC ATATCTGACGGGGGATCAGCTTCGTAGTGAGTCGTCCACGGAGGCTTACGTCCGCTGTCTGCGTCTGGGATGTCGCTGTGTGGAGC TGGACTGCTGGGAGGGGCCCGGGGAGCCAATCATCTACCACGGCTGGACCAGAACAACCAAGATCAAGTTTGAGGACGTGGTCAAAGCCATTAACGACCACGCGTTTGTCACGTCAGA GTTCCCGTTGATCCTGTCCATCGAGGAGCACTGTCCTCTGGAGCAGCAGCGTCAGATGGCTCGGATCTTTAAAAGCGTGTTTGGAAACAAGCTGCTGACGAAGCCTGTGGAGCAGATGGCCGAGCAGCTGCCTTCACCTACTCAGCTGAAGGGCAAGATCATCCtcaag CACAAGAAGCTCAGTATGGAGGAAGGAGGATTCATTAAGGACTTAAGGAAAGGGCAGAAACAGGGAGACCTGGAGATCTGGGACCCTGTGGATCAG GTGTGGAACACGCACTACTGTGTGATCTGTGACGACAAGCTGTACTACgctgaggaggacgaggagcaggagaaagaaCCCGGGAAG GACCTGCACTGTACAGAGCTGTGGTTTCATGGTCGCATGAAGGAGGGCAGGCTGATGGCCGAGAGACTGATCCACGATTACTGCACCGAGACCGGAGGAAGAGACGGCACCTTCCTGGTCCGAGAGAGCGACACCTACGTCACAGACTTCACCCTCTCGTTCTG GCACAGTGGGAGAGTCCAGCACTGTCGTATTCGCTCTGGCTGCGAGGAGGGTCTCACTTACTTCTACCTGACGCCACAACTGCACTTTCCCAGCGTGTACTCTCTGATCCAGCACTACAGAGAAAACCCGCTGCGCTGTCAAGACTTCGAGCTGCGCCTCACTGACGCCGTACCTCAGCCCAACCCACATCGAACAGAAGG GTGGTTCTACAGTAACCTGAGCAGAGGTCAGGCGGAGGACTACCTGCTGAGGATTCCCAGAGATGGAGCGTTCCTCATccgacagagagaaggagacccGGACTCCTTCGCCATCACGTTTAG AGGCGACGGTAAAGTGAAGCACTGTCGGATCCAGAAGGAGGGGAACATGTACCTGATGGGCACCACGACGGAGTTTGAGAGCCTGGTGGAGCTGGTCAATTACTTCAAGACCAGGCCACTGTATCGCAAGATCAAGCTACGTTACCCAGTCACCCCCAAACTGGTCGACCGCTTCAGCACC GAGAAAGACTGTGCGTCTCTGTACGACATGAAAACATACGTACAACCCAATGAGATCGAGCCGTCACTG CCTCAGAGTACAGTCAGGGCTTTATACAGCTTCCAGGCGAGGAAATCCAACGAGCTCAGCTTCAGTAAAGGAGCTTTGATTCACAATGTCACCAAGGAGACAGATGGATG GTGCAAAGGTGACCACGGTGGAAAGATTCAGCTTTTCTTCCCCTCGAACTACGTAGAGGAAGTTTCCTACAGCAGTCAACCTGAGACCAAAGAAGAG GACATGGAGGACAACCCGCTAGGTGAACTGTGTAAAGGTGTCGTGGACATCTCCAAGTGCAACATCCAAAACT TGACGAACGGTAAGAACGGGAAGCCCCATGTGTTGACCCTGCAGGACATGGAGCAGGACAACCTGCAGTTCGACCTGGCAGCAGCTTCTGTGGAGGAGCTGTTTGAATGGTACCAGGTGGCCTGGGACATCACTCAGAGAGAGATGAGCAAACAGTACAACATGGAGCAAGTG ATGAGACAGCAGGTGGAAGTGGAGAAGAAGTCCGAGGTTGCCAGGGAGATGTCGGACCTAGTGGTCTACTGTCAGCCACGCAGCAAAGAGAAGGATCGCTTCG ACGGTTACACGTATAAAGAGATCCGCTCCTTCGTGGAGAACAAGATGCCAGGAAAGAGCCGCACCAAGGACTTCCTGCAGTACAACTGCAAGGCTCTGAGTCGCATCTACCCAAAAGGCCAGCGGGTGGAGTCCTCCAACTACGACCCTTATCCCCTGTGGGCTGTCGGCTGTCACATGGTTGCTCTTAACTACCAGACTGCAG ATAAATACACCCAGTTGAACAGCGCCCTCTTCGGTCTGAATGGACGAACGGGCTACGTGCTGCAGCCGGAACTCATGCGCTCCGATAGCTACGACCCTCTCCAGGAGAAGAATAAGGTCAAGTACCAGATTGTGGTCAGG GTGATCGCTGCTCGACACCTTCCGAAGCCCGGCCGCAGCATCTCTAGTCCGTTTGTTGAGATCGAGTTGTGCGGCCACACGGAGGAGAAGAGCAAAACTGTCGTCTAca GTGACAACGGTCTGAACCCGGTGTGGAAAGCCCCGGCAGAGCCTGTTGTCTTCAGCGTGTACGAGCCCGAGCTAACCTTCCTGCGCTTTGTGGTCAACGAGGAAGACATGTTCTCAGACCCCAACTTCCTGGCCCAGGCCACATTTCCTGTCAAAGGCATCCGCTCAG GTTACCGCTCCGTTCCGCTAAAGAACGGCTACAGCGAAAACTTAGAGTTAGCTTCGCTACTGGTCTACATCAACGTACAGCAAGCAGGG AACGCAGAGGAGGAGCTGTACTCGTCCTCCAGCCAGCTGAAGAAAAAGCTGTCCGAGGTCAGCAGTGAACTTTTCCTGTACGACTCTCAAGCCAACATCCAGCGCTCCACCCTCCCTCGCCAACACAACCAGCTCACGAGAGAGTACAGCACCAGCGACAAACACAGGTTAGCCTCCAGCTCACAGGGCATCGGGAGGGGAAATGAAAAGTGGTGA